Part of the Nitrospinota bacterium genome, TTAATCATTTGCTGGCTATTTTTCTGAGAAGTTTCAAATTTATTATATCTGCTCCTTCAAAATCCTTTGGTGTTTCAAGAATCATGGGATGGGAAGTAAATCTTTCATCTCTTAAAAGATTTTTGAAACCCTCCTTTCCAATAAAACCCCTCCCTATATGTTCATGTCTGTCAACCCTGCTTCCTAAAGGCTTTTTTGAATCGTTGATATGAAAGACCTTTACCTTTTCCAGCCCAATGATTCTGTCAAAGGTTTTTATTGTTTCATCATAACCCTTCTTCGTCCTTATATTGTATCCAGCAGCAAAGATATGGGAGGTATCCAGACATATTCCAAGCCTATCTTTATTTTTTATACATTCAAAGATAGAAGCAAAATGTTCAAATTTGTATCCGAGAACCGTGCCCTGTCCAGCAGTGGTTTCTAATAGTATTTTCATTTTAAAATCTTTACTCTTGTCATGAAGGATATTGAGACTCAAAGCAATTTTACTGAGCCCGTTCTTTTCTCCTGAGCCCAAATGGGCTCCTGGATGCATTATAAGATAAGGGAGTCCAAGAGCCTCAGTTCGTTTCATCTCAATAAAAAGAGCATCTAGGGATTTTTTATATATTGTGTCATCTGGGGAAGCTATATTAATAAGATAGGCATCGTGGGCAACGATGGGGAAGATACGGGTCAATTTTTGATTTTTTTTAAATTGTTCAATCTCTTCTTGGGAGAGCTCTCTTGCCTTCCATTGATTAGAGTTTTTCGTAAAGATTTGAATGGTAGTGCACCCCGCCTCCTTTCCTCTTAAAGGAGCATTATGGATTCCACCTGCTATGGACATATGGGCGCCAAATCTCATCATTGAATACTTTTATCAAAGAAATAAAAAGAGACCAATCAGGTTTTACATTTCTTGATTGATTCTCAATAAAGACATGAATTAAAAAATATGAGACTCATAAGAGTAAAAAGGAAAGCAAGGATAATAAAAGGAATGGCTTTTTTCTTTAGCTCTTTTTGAGGCATGAGGTAATATTCAACGGACCACTCCAAGAAAGCCGCAGCGAGAATGATAAATGTCCAGTAGAAAAAGCTATTAAAACTTACACAAAATCCAGAGAGAACAAAGAGGCATAATACGATTAATGAAAATCGATAAAATATCTTTGAAGACTTGATACATTTGGCTTTATATTTTGTTCTGTTTGCAAGGGTATAGGATTTAATGATATGGTCATTGCAAATCTTTTCATAAAAGTCATCTTCATCTGTTTCTCTAAAAAACTTTGCCCATTCTTCAATAGTAATTCCAGTTATGTTTTCAAAGTAAAGGAGTGAGCGGACTCTGAGCTTTTTCTTTCTCTCAGAGGGCTCAACAAAATCTGTAGTGATATGTAAAAGGGGGCCTAAAGCAGATAATAAGAAAAGAGTCCCCACAGTAACAAGGATAAGAAAGATAAAAAAAAGAAAAAGTCCCAAACTGAGATTAAAAAACTTCAAGTCTGTGCCAATTTTACCTTCAAAGAAGGGTATTGACAATGCAGCAGCTGCAACCGTGATAAATGCCATTGCGCCCAAGATCCTGTTTGCCTTCTCGTCCTCATGCCTGAGCATGTCATAGAGATGGTCAAAAATCTCTTTTGTAATTGTGTATTTGATATTTTTATCTTTTTGTTCTCTTTTTTCTTCCATGATTAAGAAATTTCTTAAAATGAAATACAGATGTAAAGAGACAAATCAAAAATCCCTTTTAAAATCTTTTATCAGACAAATATTAGTACGTCAATACTTTTATGTAATTTGTAAAACTGTTCCTTTCTTGTCTTTAGAAAGCAAAGGCAACAAAGAAGGACACCCCGCTGATT contains:
- a CDS encoding deoxyribonuclease IV, with protein sequence MMRFGAHMSIAGGIHNAPLRGKEAGCTTIQIFTKNSNQWKARELSQEEIEQFKKNQKLTRIFPIVAHDAYLINIASPDDTIYKKSLDALFIEMKRTEALGLPYLIMHPGAHLGSGEKNGLSKIALSLNILHDKSKDFKMKILLETTAGQGTVLGYKFEHFASIFECIKNKDRLGICLDTSHIFAAGYNIRTKKGYDETIKTFDRIIGLEKVKVFHINDSKKPLGSRVDRHEHIGRGFIGKEGFKNLLRDERFTSHPMILETPKDFEGADIINLKLLRKIASK